The following are encoded in a window of Castanea sativa cultivar Marrone di Chiusa Pesio chromosome 5, ASM4071231v1 genomic DNA:
- the LOC142634114 gene encoding uncharacterized protein LOC142634114 isoform X1, protein MKAIVITSPGGPEVLQLQEVDEPELKDDEVLIKVEASGLNQADTVQRSGVYPPPKGASHYLGVECSGTILALGKSVSRWKIGDQVCALLGGGGYAEKVAVPDGQVLPIPPGVSVKDAGSLPEVACTVWSTVFMMSQLSAGETFLVHGGSSGIGTFAIQIAKYYGARVFVTAGSDKKLAVCKDLGADVCINYKTEDFVKRVKEETGGKGVDVILDHIGASYLKQNIESLNFDGRLFIIGTMGGSVTEVDLRALLLKRLTVQSAGLRHRSPENKAVIVSEVEKNVWPAIVAGRVKPVICKYFPLSDAAEAHRLMENSGHIGKILLVPQFSG, encoded by the exons ATGAAGGCAATAGTGATAACCAGTCCGGGGGGGCCAGAAGTGCTGCAACTGCAAGAAGTGGATGAGCCAGAACTCAAAGACGACGAGGTTCTCATCAAGGTCGAGGCCTCGGGGCTCAACCAGGCTGATACGGTTCAGAGGAGTGGCGTGTACCCACCACCCAAGGGTGCCAGTCACTACCTTGGTGTTGAATGTTCTGGGACCATCCTGGCCCTTGGTAAATCCGTTTCCCGCTGGAAAATCGGTGATCAG GTATGTGCTCTTCTTGGTGGAGGAGGGTATGCCGAGAAGGTTGCTGTTCCGGATGGACAAGTTCTTCCTATCCCACCTGGTGTTTCTGTCAAGGATGCTGGTAGCTTACCTGAGGTTGCATGCACTGTATGGTCAACTGTTTTTATGATGAGTCAGTTATCTGCAGGAGAAACATTTTTG GTTCATGGGGGCTCAAGTGGTATTGGTACATTTGCAATCCAGATAGCTAAATACTATGGAGCAAGAGTGTTTGTTACTGCAG GGAGTGATAAAAAATTAGCTGTTTGCAAGGATCTTGGAGCTGATGTGTGCATAAATTACAAGACGGAGGACTTTGTTAAAAGGGTGAAGGAAGAAACAGGGGGAAAAg GAGTTGATGTTATTCTTGATCATATTGGAGCATCCTACTTAAAGCAAAACATTGAAAGCTTAAATTTTGATGGGAGGCTTTTTATTATTGGAACTATGGGTGGCTCTGTTACAGAGGTCGATCTCCGTGCTCTGCTTTTGAAGCGCCTCACAGTGCAAT CGGCTGGTTTGCGACACAGGAGTCCAGAAAACAAAGCAGTGATTGTTAGTGAGGTTGAGAAGAATGTTTGGCCTGCTATAGTTGCAGGCAGGGTGAAACCAGTGATATGTAAGTATTTCCCATTATCTGATGCAGCAGAGGCTCACCGGCTCATGGAAAACAGCGGTCACATTGGAAAGATACTGCTTGTTCCTCAATTCAGTGGATGA
- the LOC142634114 gene encoding uncharacterized protein LOC142634114 isoform X2, with product MKAIVITSPGGPEVLQLQEVDEPELKDDEVLIKVEASGLNQADTVQRSGVYPPPKGASHYLGVECSGTILALGKSVSRWKIGDQVCALLGGGGYAEKVAVPDGQVLPIPPGVSVKDAGSLPEVACTVWSTVFMMSQLSAGETFLVHGGSSGIGTFAIQIAKYYGARVFVTAGSDKKLAVCKDLGADVCINYKTEDFVKRVKEETGGKGVDVILDHIGASYLKQNIESLNFDGRLFIIGTMGGSVTEVDLRALLLKRLTVQCMTLDISGWFATQESRKQSSDC from the exons ATGAAGGCAATAGTGATAACCAGTCCGGGGGGGCCAGAAGTGCTGCAACTGCAAGAAGTGGATGAGCCAGAACTCAAAGACGACGAGGTTCTCATCAAGGTCGAGGCCTCGGGGCTCAACCAGGCTGATACGGTTCAGAGGAGTGGCGTGTACCCACCACCCAAGGGTGCCAGTCACTACCTTGGTGTTGAATGTTCTGGGACCATCCTGGCCCTTGGTAAATCCGTTTCCCGCTGGAAAATCGGTGATCAG GTATGTGCTCTTCTTGGTGGAGGAGGGTATGCCGAGAAGGTTGCTGTTCCGGATGGACAAGTTCTTCCTATCCCACCTGGTGTTTCTGTCAAGGATGCTGGTAGCTTACCTGAGGTTGCATGCACTGTATGGTCAACTGTTTTTATGATGAGTCAGTTATCTGCAGGAGAAACATTTTTG GTTCATGGGGGCTCAAGTGGTATTGGTACATTTGCAATCCAGATAGCTAAATACTATGGAGCAAGAGTGTTTGTTACTGCAG GGAGTGATAAAAAATTAGCTGTTTGCAAGGATCTTGGAGCTGATGTGTGCATAAATTACAAGACGGAGGACTTTGTTAAAAGGGTGAAGGAAGAAACAGGGGGAAAAg GAGTTGATGTTATTCTTGATCATATTGGAGCATCCTACTTAAAGCAAAACATTGAAAGCTTAAATTTTGATGGGAGGCTTTTTATTATTGGAACTATGGGTGGCTCTGTTACAGAGGTCGATCTCCGTGCTCTGCTTTTGAAGCGCCTCACAGTGCAATGTATGACACTTGATATCAG CGGCTGGTTTGCGACACAGGAGTCCAGAAAACAAAGCAGTGATTGTTAG
- the LOC142636398 gene encoding uncharacterized protein LOC142636398, translated as MKAIVITSPGGPEVLKIQEVDEPQVKDDEVLIKVEATALNRADTFQRKGVYPPPKGASEYLGLECSGTIEAVGKAVSKWKIGDQVCALLSGGGYAEKVAVPAGQILPVPPGVSLKDAASLPEVACTVWSTTFMMSRLSAGETFLVHGGSSGIGTFAIQMAKYQGARVFVTAGSDEKLAVCKDLGADVCINYKTEDFVKRVKEETGGKGVDVILDHIGASYLKKNLESLNFDGRLFIIGTMGGAVTEIDLRALLSRRLTVQSAGLRYRSTENKAVIVSDVEKNVWPAIVAGRVKPVIYKYFPLSEAAEAHQLLESSVHIGKILLVP; from the exons ATGAAGGCCATAGTGATAACCAGTCCTGGAGGCCCAGAAGTGCTGAAAATACAAGAAGTTGATGAACCCCAAGTCAAAGACGATGAGGTTCTCATCAAGGTCGAGGCCACAGCGCTGAACCGTGCTGATACGTTTCAGAGGAAAGGTGTGTATCCACCACCAAAGGGTGCCAGCGAGTACCTTGGTCTTGAGTGTTCTGGGACCATTGAAGCTGTTGGTAAAGCCGTTTCCAAATGGAAAATCGGCGATCAG GTATGTGCTCTTCTTAGTGGAGGAGGGTATGCCGAGAAGGTTGCTGTTCCAGCTGGACAAATTCTTCCTGTGCCACCTGGTGTTTCTCTCAAGGATGCTGCTAGCTTACCAGAGGTGGCATGCACTGTTTGGTCAACTACTTTTATGATGAGTCGGCTATCTGCTGGGGAAACATTTTTG GTTCATGGGGGTTCAAGTGGTATTGGTACATTTGCAATTCAGATGGCGAAATACCAAGGGGCAAGAGTGTTTGTTACTGCAG GGAGTGATGAAAAATTAGCTGTTTGCAAGGATCTTGGGGCTGATGTGTGCATCAATTACAAGACAGAGGACTTTGTTAAAAGGGTAAAGGAAGAAACAGGTGGAAAAG GAGTTGATGTTATTCTGGATCATATTGGAGCATCCTACttaaagaaaaaccttgagagcttaaattttgatGGGAGGCTTTTTATTATTGGAACTATGGGTGGAGCTGTTACAGAGATTGATCTCCGTGCTCTTCTTTCGAGGCGCCTCACAGTGCAAT CGGCTGGCTTGCGATACAGGAGTACAGAAAACAAAGCAGTGATTGTTAGTGATGTTGAGAAGAATGTTTGGCCTGCAATTGTGGCAGGCAGGGTGAAGCCAGTGATATACAAGTATTTCCCATTATCGGAAGCAGCAGAGGCTCACCAGCTCCTGGAATCTAGCGTTCATATTGGAAAGATACTGCTCGTTCCTTGA